The DNA sequence GATCGCGGTGTTCTACACCGAGACGATCGACGGTGTGGCCCTCGGCCTGGCGCTGATCCCGCTCACACTGTTCGCGGTCTGCGTCCAGCGCCGCATCCGCGCCTGGTGGCTGCTGATCCCGCTGGCCGTCGCGACCTGGGTGCTGGTCCACGAGTCGGGTGTGCACGCGACCGTCGCCGGGGTGTTGCTCGGGTTCACGGTTCCCGTGGTGCGCAGCGCCGCCGCCGGGGGACCGGACGCCGGTCCCGGTCTGGCCGAACACTTCGAACACCGCCTGCGCCCCATCTCGGCCGGGGTGGCGATTCCGGTGTTCGCGTTCTTCGCCGCGGGCGTGGCCATCGGGGGCGTGGACGGCTTCACCCGCGCCATGACCGACCCCATCACGCTGGGCATCGTGTGCGGTCTGGTGGTGGGCAAACCCGTCGGCATCTTCCTCACCACCCGGGTGCTGGCGGCGGCGACACGCGCGAGCCTCGACAGCGCGCTGCGGTGGATCGACGTGGTGGGGGTGGCGATGCTTGCCGGGATCGGTTTCACCGTGTCGCTGCTCATCGGCGATCTGGCCTACGGACTCGGCTCGGATCGTGACGATTTCGTGAAGGTCGGGGTGCTCACCGGATCCCTGGTGGCGGCCCTGCTCGCCGCGGTCCTGCTGAGGGTCCGAAACCGCCACTACCGGGCCATATGGGAGCAGGAGACCGCCGACGAGAACCGCGACGGAGTGCCCGACGTGTACGAGTCTCGGCGCGACTGAGCCGAGAGGTCGTGCGTAGACTGACGGAATGCTTGAACAGATCCGCGGTCCCGCCGATCTGCAGCACCTTTCGCAGTCCCAGTTGTCCGAACTGGCGGGGGAGATCCGCCAGTTCCTCATCCACAAGGTTGCTGCCACCGGCGGGCATCTCGGCCCGAACCTCGGCGTCGTCGAGTTGACGCTTGCGCTGCACCGGGTCTTCGACTCGCCGCACGACCCGCTGATCTTCGACACCGGCCACCAGGCCTACGTGCACAAGATGCTCACCGGGCGCGCGCACGAATTCGACTCGCTGCGCAAGAAGGACGGCCTCTCGGGCTATCCGTCGCGCGCCGAGAGCGAGCACGACTGGGTCGAGTCCAGCCACGCCAGCGCCGCCCTGTCGTATGCCGACGGGCTGGCCAAGGCGTTCGAGCTGACCGGGCACCGCAACCGCCACGTGGTGGCCGTCGTGGGCGACGGCGCGCTGACCGGCGGCATGTGCTGGGAGGCGCTCAACAACATCGCGGCCGCGCGCCGGCCGGTGGTGATCGTGGTCAACGACAACGGCCGCAGCTACGCGCCCACCATCGGCGGGTTCGCCGACCACCTGGCCGCGCTGCGCCTGCAGCCCGGCTATGAGCGGGTGCTCGAGGAGGGCCGCAAGGCCGTGCGCGGGCTGCCGGTCATCGGCGAGTTCTGCTACCAGTGCATGCACAGCGTCAAGGCCGGCATCAAGGATGCGCTGTCGCCGCAGGTGATGTTCACCGACCTCGGGCTGAAGTACGTGGGACCCATCGACGGCCACGACGAACACGCCGTCGAGTCGGCGCTGCGCCACGCACGCGGGTTCAACGCCCCGGTGATCGTCCACGTCGTCACCCGCAAGGGCATGGGCTACGCCCCGGCGGAGAACGACGAGGCCGAACAGATGCACGCCTGCGGTGTCATCGACGTCGCGACCGGACGGGCCACCAAGGTGGCGGCGCCGGGGTGGACGTCGTCGTTCTCCGAGGCGCTCATCGACTACGGCGCCAAGCGCCGCGACGTGGTCGCGATCACCGCCGCCATGCCCGGCCCGACTGGGCTCAGTGCCTTCCGTGACCGCTTCCCGGACCGCTTCTTCGACGTGGGCATCGCCGAACAGCACGCGATGACGTCCGCGGCGGGGTTGGCGATGGGTGGGCTGCACCCGGTGGTGGCGATCTACTCGACGTTCCTCAACCGCGCGTTCGACCAGATGATGATGGACGTCGCGCTGCACAAGCTGCCGGTGACGGTGGTGCTCGACCGGTCCGGCGTGACCGGTCCGGACGGCGCCAGCCACAACGGGATGTGGGACCTGTCGATCCTGGGCATCGTGCCCGGGATGCGGGTCGCGGCTCCCCGCGACGGGGCCCGGTTGCGCG is a window from the Mycolicibacterium litorale genome containing:
- the nhaA gene encoding Na+/H+ antiporter NhaA is translated as MTPLRRARHALLERGSWAESRRISEILRRETVGGAILLAAATVALVWANSPWSAAYFSLRDMSVGAEPFGLHLDLTIGTWVADGMLAIFFFVVGLELKREFVAGDLRDPARAALPIAAAVGGMVVPALIFVAFTAKAGDGAVQGWAIPTATDIAFAVAVLAVLSTHLPTALRTFLLTLAVVDDLLAVTVIAVFYTETIDGVALGLALIPLTLFAVCVQRRIRAWWLLIPLAVATWVLVHESGVHATVAGVLLGFTVPVVRSAAAGGPDAGPGLAEHFEHRLRPISAGVAIPVFAFFAAGVAIGGVDGFTRAMTDPITLGIVCGLVVGKPVGIFLTTRVLAAATRASLDSALRWIDVVGVAMLAGIGFTVSLLIGDLAYGLGSDRDDFVKVGVLTGSLVAALLAAVLLRVRNRHYRAIWEQETADENRDGVPDVYESRRD
- the dxs gene encoding 1-deoxy-D-xylulose-5-phosphate synthase yields the protein MLEQIRGPADLQHLSQSQLSELAGEIRQFLIHKVAATGGHLGPNLGVVELTLALHRVFDSPHDPLIFDTGHQAYVHKMLTGRAHEFDSLRKKDGLSGYPSRAESEHDWVESSHASAALSYADGLAKAFELTGHRNRHVVAVVGDGALTGGMCWEALNNIAAARRPVVIVVNDNGRSYAPTIGGFADHLAALRLQPGYERVLEEGRKAVRGLPVIGEFCYQCMHSVKAGIKDALSPQVMFTDLGLKYVGPIDGHDEHAVESALRHARGFNAPVIVHVVTRKGMGYAPAENDEAEQMHACGVIDVATGRATKVAAPGWTSSFSEALIDYGAKRRDVVAITAAMPGPTGLSAFRDRFPDRFFDVGIAEQHAMTSAAGLAMGGLHPVVAIYSTFLNRAFDQMMMDVALHKLPVTVVLDRSGVTGPDGASHNGMWDLSILGIVPGMRVAAPRDGARLREELGEALDVNDGPTAIRFPKGDVGEDIPALRRHRGVDVLAEPADGLSEDVLLVAVGPFASMALTVAEHLRKQGIGVTVVDPRWVLPVPGVLGELAAAHKLVVTVEDNGLHGGIGSSVSAALRRADVDVPCRDLGLPQQFFDHASRGEVLADVGLTDRNIARQITGWVAALGATPADDEVSERLD